In Nisaea acidiphila, the DNA window ACGGCGACGTGCTGGAGCGCGATCCGGCCGTGGTCGCGGAAGACGTGCGCCTCGGCTATGTGAGCGCCGGGGCCGCCAAAGAGACCTATCGCACCATCATTGCGGCCGACGGTTCTGTCGATGCCGCTGCTACCGAAATCCTGCGCGCGGAGTCTGCGCAATGAATGACATGAGCCGGAAGACCGTCGTCGGAGTCGATGTCGGCGGGACTTTCACCGATCTCTTCTTCCTCGACGAGGCGGCCGGGACCTGCGGCGTTGCCAAGGTGCCCTCGACCAAGCCGGACCAGTCTCAAGGTATCCGCGGCGGGATCGCCGAGGGCGGTGTCGAACTCGGCGCCATCGGCACCATCGTGCACGGCACCACGGTCGGCACCAACGCGCTGTTGGAGCGTAACGGCGCCCGCACGGGGGTGATCACCACAACCGGGTTCCGCGACGTGCTGGAAATGCGCCGGCGCGACCGGCCGCAGACCTGGGGCCTCTGGGGCAGCTTCGATCCCGTGGTTCCGCGCGATCTCCGCCTCGAGGTGGACGAGCGGGTGCTGGCGGACGGTTCGGTCCACACGCCGGTCGATCCGGAAGCGGTCAAGGCGGCGGCGAAGACCCTGCTGGAGCGCGGAGCCGAGTCGGTTTGCGTCTTCTTCGTCAATGCCTATGCCAACGACGCGAACGAGAAGATCGCGCTGGACGCGGTGAAGCAGGTCTGGCCGAACCCGCATGTGACGGCATCCAGCGTGATCCTGCCGGAGATCCGCGAGTTCGAGCGCGGCTCGACCGCCTCGCTCAATGCCTATCTGCAGCCGCCGGTCGGGAACTATCTCGAACGGCTGGAAGACGGGCTGCGCGGCGGCGGTTTCGGCGGCCAGGTACTGATCGTGCAGTCGAACGGCGGCGTCATGTCGGCCGAGGTGGCGCGCGCCCTGCCGGTACGCACCGCTCTCTCCGGCCCGGCGGCCGGCGTCATCGCTGGGGCCTATATCGCCGAGGCGGCGGGCGAGCCGAATATCATCACCTGCGACATGGGCGGCACCAGTTTCGACGTCTCGCTCGTGGCAGACGGCGAAAGTGCGCTCAGCGCCCAGACCTCGATCGATTTCGGCATGGTCGTCCGCACCCCGATGATCGAGATCACCACCATCGGCGCCGGCGGCGGTTCCATCGCCTCGGTCGACCGGGGCGGGTTGCTGCAGGTCGGGCCGGAAAGCGCCGGTTCCGACCCGGGGCCGGTCTGCTACGGGCTCGGCAACAAACGGCCGACCGTGACCGACGCGAACGTGGTCATGGGTCGGATCAACGCCGAGCGTCCGATCGGCGGCAAGCTTGCCCGGCTCGACGTCGAGGCGGCGAAAGAAGCGATCCGCGTCCATGTCGCCGACCCGCTCGGGATCGAAGTGATGGAGGCGGCGGAAGCCATCGTCCGTGTCGCCAACGCCAAGATGGCGGGCGCGATCCGTCTCGTCTCCATCGAGCGCGGGCACGATCCGAAGAGCTTCACCGCCATGCCGTTCGGCGGCGGGGGCGCGCTCCATACCGGCGCGCTCATCAAGGAAGTCGGCCTCGCCCGGGCGCTGGTCCCGCGCTATCCCGGCGTCACCAGCGCGCTCGGCTGCGTCATCGCGGATATGCGGCACGACCGGGTGCAGACTCTGAACACGATGCTGGAAGATCTCGATACTGCGGAGCTGAACGGCATTGTCGCGGAGATCGTCGCCGAGGCCGAAGGCCTGCTCTCCGGCGCAGACGTCGTCTTCGAAGGCGTCGAGCGGCTGGTCGAGTTCGACATGCTCTATCTCGGCCAGACCCATACAGTCTCGGTTCCGGTGAGCGGAGCGGTCGAGGGTGGTAAGGCCGTGCTCGACACTACAAAGATCCGTGCCGCCTTCGAGGAGACCTACCGGGCAACCTTTGGCAGTTTGCTGGAAGGGATCGGTATCCGCGTTATGAACCTTCGCGTCGCCGTCATCGGCAAGCGGCCGAAATTCGATCTCGCCCTGTTGGCTCCTGCCGCGGGCGGTTCGGACGCGGCTTCGCGCACCGGCGAACGGAAGATCTGGTTCGACGGCCAATGGTGGGACAGCCCGATCTATGACCGGCTCTCGCTTCCGGTCGGGGCCGAGGTTCCGGGGCCGGCTGTACTGGAGCAGGCGGATACCACGATCATCGTCGATCCGGATCTCAAAGGCACGGTCGACAGCTACGGCAATTTCGTGATCGCGAGGAAAGGCTGATGGCGGGCAGATTCGACCCGGCGACCACGGCGCTGTTGCTGGTCGACATGCAGAACGATTTCCTTCATCCCGAGGGCGCCTATGCCCGTGGCGGCGCCAAGGCGGTCGAGATCGCGGCCCTGCCGGCCAAGCTGAAGCCGGTGGCGGATGCCATGCGGGCGGCCGGCGGCTGGATCGTCTCGACCCATTTTACCCTGGTGCCGGGCAAGGGCGGCGAGCCTTTCATCTCGCCGCACCTGAAGCAGCTCCGTCCGTTCCTCCGGAAAGGCGACTTCGCCCCCGGCGGTTTCGGGCAGGACCTGATCGACGAGCTGGCACCGGCCGACATCAAGGTCGAGAAGGTGGCTTTCTCCGCCTTCTACATGAGCCGCCTCGAATGGGTGCTGAACCGCGCCGGGATCGAGCATCTCGTGGTCGGCGGGATCGTCACCAACGGCGGCGTCGCCTCGACGGTGCGGGACGCCCATGTGCGGGATTTTCACGTCACCGTTCTCTCGGACGGCTGTGCTGCCTTCTCACCGGAAGTGCACGAGACCAACATCGCTGCGCTGAAGAGCGTCGCGGGGATCGAGACCTGCGCGGAAATGATCGGAAGGCTCACCGCATGATCGGGATCGCGTCCGCCGAAGAGGTTGAATTCGAGGCCCGAGTCCAGATCGTGATCGTCGGTGCCGGGGCTTGCGGGCTGACGGCCGCGCTGGCGGCGGCTGACGCGGGGGGAGAGGTGCTGGTGCTGGAGCGGGACGAGAGTCCGTTCGGCTCCACCTCCATGTCTTCGGGCTTCATTCCCGCGCCGGCGACGCGCTGGCAGCATGCAAAGGGGATCGACGACGATCCCGGGCTGTTCCTTGAGGATATCCAGCGCAAATCCCACGACCGTTCCGACCCGACGGTGGCGGCGGAAGTGGTCGAGGCCATCGGCCCCGCCCTCGAATGGCTCGAAGATGAGCATGGCATTCCCTTCGAGCTGCTGGACGGTTTTCTCTATCCGGGGCACAGCCGGCTCCGGATGCATGCGGTGCCGGAGCACACGGGCGAGGCGCTGCTGACGCGGCTGCTTCAGGCGGTGATGGAGGCGGGCGTTCCGGTCATGACCGGCGCCCGCGTGACGACGCTTTTCGCCGACGAGGACGGCATGATCGCCGGGGTCGAGGTGACGCGGCCGGACGGCAGCCAGGAGATGATCGGCTGCGGCAGCCTGATTCTCGCCTGCAACGGCTATGGCGGCAATCCGGACATGGTGGCGGAGCATATTCCCACGATGGCTGGCGCCGAATATCACGGGCATGCGGGGAATACGGGCGACGCGGTGATCTGGGGCGAGGCGCTCGGTGCGGAGATCCGCGATCTGACGGGCTGCCAGGGGCATGGCTCACTTGCCATGCCGCACCGGATCCTGATCACCTGGGCGTTGATGATGGAAGGCGGCATCCAGGTGAACCGCACCGGCGGGCGTTTCGCCAACGAGCATCAAGGCTATAGCGAGCAGGCGGTCGACGTGCTGAAGCAGCCGGGCGGCATCGCTTTCGACATTTATGACGCACGGCTGCATACGCTCGGGCTGGAGTTTCCGGATTACCGGGACGCGGTTCATGCGGGTGCCGTCCGCCAATGTAACGATTTGGAGACTTTGGCCGAGTTTACCGGCGCTCCGCAGCAGAATCTGGAGGCCGCAATGTCGGAAACCTACGAGGACGAGGTCGACCGGTTCGGCCGCGATCTCGGCAAGACGCCGCCGCTTCAGGCGCCCTTCTTTGCCGTCCGCGTCACCGGCGCCCTGTTCCACACCCAGGGCGGATTGGCCGTCGATGGCGAAGCGCGGGTGCTGCGCGAGGACGGCTCCAGCTTTCTCAACCTATTCGCCGCAGGCGGCGCCGCCGTCGGCGTCTCCGGGCCGGAAATCTCGGGCTATCTCTCCGGCAACGGTCTGCTCACGGCCGTGGCGCTCGGCCGCATCGCGGGCGAGGCCGCCGCCACAGTCTGGTGATGCCGGCGCCCCGGCATTGACACCGGGATGCCCGGCGGTAAGGTCCGTCCTCGTGGGGTAACGTCCTCATCCCATCATGGGTAGAACGTCCGGGAACGGCCCGGTCCATCCGGGCTGGAATCGCCGCCGCTTTCCCGACCTTGCCAAAGCACAGCGCTCGACATGACCGACCGTCCCGATGTTCAGGCCGACGATTCCGGCCCTCCGCTCGAGGGAACGCCGAGAAGCCGCTGGGCGCTGCTGCGCTGGTTCGTCTCCTCCGCGACCTTGAACGTACCCCAGGCGGCGAGCCCGGTCGCGTTCTCGCTGCTCACGCTCAGCCTCACCGGCGATGCCAGCGGGGGCGCGGCGCTGATCCTGGTCATGACGCTGGCCCAGGTGCTTGGCGCGGTCCCGATCACACGCCTTGGCCGGAACGTGCCCGCGGCGCGCTATCTGCAGCTCCTGATTCTGACCCGGACGGCGGCGCTGACGCTTTTGGCGCTTCTGGCCTTCTCCGGCGTCCCCTTTATCTGGCTGTTCGTCTGCGCGGCGGTCGCGGGCTCGGTGAACGGCGCCGCATTTGGGTATCTGCGCTCGATCCTAAACAACCTGACCACGATTTCAGGATTACCCAGGGCCCTCGGAATCGCGGCGACGCTCGGCGAGGTCACCTTCGTTCTGTCTCCGGTGATCGCGTCCGGCCTCGGGAGCATCTCGCCCATCTTCGCCATCCTGGCGCTGGCGGCGCTCGGCGCCGTCCCCTGCCTGATCGTTCCGCATATCGCATCGGTCCATGGCGAGAAGGTACAGACGGCCAAGACCTCGGTACTGACACCCGCGGTTGCCCTCTGGCTGCTGTGTGCGACCGTGGGCGGCGCTGTGGTCGCCTCGATCGAGATCGGCGCCGTCGCCCTCGCGCTCAAGTTCGGTTACGAGCCCGCGCTTGCCATTATGTTCACCGTGCCGCTTTGCGTCGCTTCGGTATTGGGCGGCATCTGGGTCAGTGTTTTCAATCGCAGTCTGTCCCGCATGACTGTGGTCCTTCTCTTGTTGCTGATGGCCGTCGGCGCCACGCTGGCCGCGTCGGGCCTGTCCCTCGCGACGACAATCGCCGGGGCGGTCATCATTGGCGCTGTTATCGCGCCCCTTGGAACTTACTATTCCCTGACCCTCGATACTCTCGTCCCGCCGGATAAGCGCCCGGAGGTTTTTGCTCTGTTGCGGACAGGGAACGCGGTCGGAGTCATCTTCGCGAGCGCGGTCATGACCGCCGTTTCCATCTCGGCGGCACTGGGAGCGGTTGCGGCGGCGATGTTTGCTGTAGCGCTTCTGGTCGCGGCCGCGTCGTTGCCAAAGCGGTGACACGGCCGCGACCGGTGGCTAGGCCCTGAGTGCCTTGAGGCAGAGCGCGGCGTTCACGCCGCCGAAGCCGAAACTGTTGCAGAGCGCTGCGCCGATATTGCTCGCGCGTGCCGTCAGGGGCACGAAATCGAGATCCTCCGAGCCGGCATCCGGGGCGTTGAAATTCAATGTCGGGGGCAGCATGCCGCGCAACACGGCAAGCGCGGTGAAGACGGCCTCGACGCCGCCGGCCGCGCCGAGCAGGTGACCGACAGCGGATTTCGTCGAGGAGATCGGCGTTGCCGCGAGGGCCTTGCCGAATACACGGCGCAGGGCCGCCAGTTCCGCCCGGTCGCCGACCGGGGTGGAAGTGGCATGACCGTTGACGTAACCGATCTCCTCCGGCGCGATCCCCGCGCGTTTCAGGCAGGCGGAGATGGCGAGCGCCGCGCCGCCGCCGTCTTCCGGCCCGGCGGTGAGGTGATAGGCGTCGGCGCTGGTGCCGTATCCCGCGACTTCCAGCAGCGGAACGGCGCCGCGCGACTCCGCGTGGCTCTTGCGTTCCAGAACCACCAGCCCGGCGCCCTCTCCGAGCACGAAACCGTCCCGGTCCCGGTCGTAGGGGCGGGAGGCGGCGCCCGGATCCTCGTTCCGGGTGGATAGCGCCCGCGCGGCGGCGAAGCCGCCGATGGTCAGCCGGTCGATGCAGGCCTCGGTCCCACCGGCGAGCACCACATCCGCTTCGCCCGAACGGATCAGGCGTACCCCGTCGCCGATCGCCTGAAGTCCTGCGGCGCAGGCCGTGACCGGAGTGTCGATCGGACCTCGGAAGCCGTAGCGGATCGATATGTTTCCCGCTGCGAGGTTGCCGAGGAAGGAGGGGATGACGAAAGGGGAGAGACGGCGGTAGCCGCGCTGATCGAGCGTGGCCTTGGCCTCGGTGATGGTCGGAAAACCCCCAATTCCGGTGGCGACCGCAGTCGCCGTACGGTCTCGGCTGTCCTGGTCCTGCGGCTTCCAACCCGCCTGGCTGAGTGCTTCTTCCGCTGCCGCGAGGGCGTAGATGGTGAAGAGATCGACCTTCTTCCGCTCCTTCGTCGAGACCACGGAATCGATATCGAGGCCGGCTTCCGCATCCTCATTCTTCGACGGCACCAATCCGGCGAAACGGGTCGGCAGGTCGGAGACATCGACGCGGTCGATGGCACGGATGCCAGACCGGCCCTCAAGGAGGCGCTTCCAGACCGCCTCGACGCCCGTGCCAAGCGGTGTGACAAGTCCCATTCCGGTAATCACGATCGGATCGTCAGACATGTTCTGCTCCAGTTATGTATATGCACAACTTTGGTTAAATAATCAGTTCAGATCGCTCAGGATTTGCAGGGCTTCCTGAACCTTGTTCCATTTCTCTTCTCCCAGATCCTCTTTGATCCGGTCGTGCGCTTCGAACCAGATCGGGATGAAATCGGCGACGCATTTCGCGCCCTCCGGGGTCAGCTCGACGCGCTGGGCGCGGCCGCGTCCCTCGGCTTCCGAGGAAATGAGCCCTTTCTTGCGCAATACCTTGAGGTTCCGGGTGAGCGCGCTCCGTTCGATGGCGGTGCGTTCCGCGAGCGCACTGACAGACTCGAAGCCGCCGCCGGAGATTGAAAAGAGGAGTAAGATCTGCGGCGCGCTGAGATCGAGCGGCAGATCCAGTCTGTTGTAGCGCCGGGTGATCGACCGGGCTGCCCGGCGCGTTTTCAGCACCAGGCAGTTGGCAGACATGTATCCAGCCAGCTTCGCGTCCATGTCCGCCATTTAATGTGCATATGCACATCTGTAAAGAGCGAATAAAGCTGTGCTGTGACGGAAACGGGAGCCTGCCCGGCGCCAGCATCCGGTTGCGGCAGCGGCACAAAACCGCTAGGACAAGGCGCTTTTTTGCCTTCAGAGCCGGAGAGACCGCGTGTCGCATCCAGACAGCGAGAGCGAACTGACAAGACGCGCCCTGCTGCCCGCGGGACTGCGCGACGTGCTTCCGCTGGACGCGGCGCATGAGGCGCGGGTCATCGAGGCGCTGCTGGCGCAGTGCGCCGCGCATGGCTACGACCGGGTGAAGCCGCCGCTGGTCGAGTTCGAGGCGTCGCTTTTCGCCGGTCCCGGCGCGGCGATGAGCGACAAGACCTTCCGTCTGATGGACCCGGTCTCGCAGAAGATGATGGGCGTACGTGCGGACATGACCGTGCAGATTGCGCGCATCGCGACCACGCGCCTGAAGAGCGAACCGAGACCGCTCCGTCTCTGCTATGCGGGCGAAGTGCTCCGGGTCTCCGCCAACCAGCTCAGCCCCGAACGAGAACTTGTCCAGGTCGGTGCGGAACTGCTCGGCGGCGACAGCGTCGCGGCGGATGTCGAGCCGATTTTGCTGGCTGTTGAGGCGCTTCGTTCGATTGGAGTCCAGAACCTTTCGGTCGATCTGACCGCGCCACGGGTGATCCCGGTGCTGCTCGGGGAAGCGGAACTCGATCCTGATACGCTTGCGGCACTCCGGGCCGCGATCGACCGCAAGCATGCCTCCGAGGTCAGCAAGCTGGCGGGTCCTATGGAGCCTGTCCTCACCGATCTGATGGCGGCTGCCGGGGCCTGGCAGGACTCTCTGAAGCAGCTCCAGTCTGTCTCCCTTCCGGAGGCGGCCCGCGCGGCGATTGATCGGATCGCATCCATTGCGGAAAGCGTGTCGGCGGTCGAGCCGGAGCTTGCGATGACCATCGATCCCGTGGAAAACCGGGGCTTCGAGTACTACACCGGATATGGTTTCAGCCTGTTTTCCCGCGGTGTGCGTGGCGAACTCGGACGCGGCGGCCGTTACCGGGTCGACGGCGGAGAAGGCCTGCGTTCAGCCGGATTCACGCTCTACATGGAAACCGTGATGCGGGCGCTGCCGGAGCCGGTGCGGCCGGACCGGCTCTATCTTCCGTTCGGGACGTCCGCCGAAACGGCCCGCGCGCTTCGCGCCGAGGGCTGGATCACCATCGCGGGATTGGACAAAGAAGGCGAACCGGCGCTAGAAGCATCGCGCCTCGGCTGCAGCCATCTGCTGAAGGACGGAGCGCCGGCGGCGCTCTGAACCCGGGCCGCTCACATGCGGTCGGATCTAGAGAAAGACGAGACAGACCATGAGAAACGTCACCGTGATCGGCGCCCAGTGGGGCGACGAAGGCAAGGGCAAGATCGTCGACTGGCTCTCGGAACGCGCCGATGTGATCGTGCGCTTCCAGGGCGGGCATAATGCCGGCCATACGCTGGTGATCGGCAACCAGACCTACAAGCTGAGCCTTCTGCCGTCCGGCGTCGTGCGCGAAGGCAAGCTCTCCGTGATCGGCAACGGCGTCGTGGTCGATCCGTGGGCGCTCGCGAGCGAGATCGAGACCCTCGGCAAGGCCGGCGTGAAGATCACCACCGACTGCCTCATCATCGCCGACAACGCCTCGCTCATCCTGCCGGTGCACCGGCGGATCGACCAGGCCCGCGAGGCGGTGAAAGGCGAGGGCAAGATCGGTACGACGGGTCGCGGCATCGGCCCCGCCTACGAGGACAAGGTCGCCCGCCGCGCGGTCAAAGTCTCCGATCTCGCCGATCCGGAGTGCCTTGCGACGCGCGTCCGCGAACTGGTCGCGCATCACAATATCTTCCTGAAGGGCGCGGGCGAGGACCAGGTCGATCCGGAAGAGACCCTCGCCGAGCTTAAGGAGATCTCCAAGACGGTTCTGCCGTTCGTGAAGCCGGTCTGGCGCGAGCTGGAAGCGGCCGTCGCTGCCGACAAGCGCATTCTCTTCGAGGGCGCACAGGGCGTGATGCTGGACGTCGATCACGGCACCTATCCGTTCGTCACCTCCTCCAACACGGTTGCAGGGCAGGCGGCGGCCGGTTCGGGCCTCGGCCCGCGCGATGTCGGATACGTACTTGGCCTGGTGAAGGCCTATACGACCCGTGTCGGCTCCGGTCCATTTCCGACCGAGCTTGACGATGACAATGGCCAGCGCCTCGGCGAACGGGGACGGGAATTCGGGACCGTGACCGGTCGCAAGCGCCGTTGCGGCTGGTTCGACGCCGTGATGGTTCGGCAGGCGCTGAAGGTCTCGGGCGTCGATGGTATCGCGCTCACCAAGCTGGACGTGCTGGACGGTTTCGACGAACTGAAGATCTGCGTCGGCTATGAATTGAACGGTGAGACCATCGACTATTTCCCGTCCGGTGTCGGCCCGCAGGCTGCCGTCAAGCCGATCTACGAGACGGTCGAGGGCTGGTCCGAAAGCACTTTCGGCGCGCGGTCCTGGGCGGATCTGCCGGCCAACGCGGTGAAATACATCCGCTATGTCGAGGAACTGATCGAGACCCCGGTCGCCCTGCTCTCCACCAGTCCGGAGCGCGAGGACACCATCCTGGTCCACGATCCGTTCCGCGGCTGAGGCCTGAGAGAGAGCTACAATCACGGCGGATAACCCCCTTCCGCCGCTGCTTTTTCTTGCAATCTTTGCGAAAGCTTGGGAAACCCGTTGGGTTCCTGATTGAGGGGGCCTGCCAGCATGGCGGACTTGGTCACGCTCAATGACCGGTACGATATCGATCCCGGTCAGCCTTTGCCAGATTATGATTCGCCTTCGGCGAAGGCATACGCCTGTCGTGATACCAGCAACAATTCGGAAATGCTGGCCCTCGTGTGTGACCCCAAGATTCCGATCCGGGTCGAGGCGATCAACGCGCTGAGGGGATTCCCGAACCACAATCTGATGCGCGTGCACGAACATGGCGTGGTGAATTGGGCCATGACCGGCCGGCGCATGCCCGTGCTTGTGATGGACCGGCCACGCGGCGGCCGTGTGTTCGCCGGAGACAGCCAAAGCATCGAGGCTTTCGCGGACGAGGAGCTGTCTCGGGGCTTTCTGACGCCGCTGGTCTCGACCATGCGCGAAATGTCCCAGCGCGGAATCACGCACAGAAATATCCGGCCGGACAATCTGTTCTATTCCGACACCAACCGCCGCTCGGTGATGCTGGGAGAGTGCGTCACCTGTCCGCCGGGGCTCAATCAGCCGAACAGTTTCGAAAGCCTGGAATGCGCGATGGCGGATCGCACGGCGCGCGGCGACGGCAGTGTGCTCGACGATCTGTTTTCAGTCGGCGCCACTCTGCTCTGCTTGCTGACCGGCCGGTTGCCGGCGGAGGAGGCCGATCCGCAGCGGATGATTTTCGACCGTATCAATTTCGGCTCCTATGCCTGTCTCGTCGGCGGCACGCGGCTGCAGATGAACATGGTCGAGGTGCTGCGAGGCCTGCTGACCGACGATCCGCGAGAGCGCTGGACGA includes these proteins:
- a CDS encoding hydantoinase/oxoprolinase family protein, coding for MNDMSRKTVVGVDVGGTFTDLFFLDEAAGTCGVAKVPSTKPDQSQGIRGGIAEGGVELGAIGTIVHGTTVGTNALLERNGARTGVITTTGFRDVLEMRRRDRPQTWGLWGSFDPVVPRDLRLEVDERVLADGSVHTPVDPEAVKAAAKTLLERGAESVCVFFVNAYANDANEKIALDAVKQVWPNPHVTASSVILPEIREFERGSTASLNAYLQPPVGNYLERLEDGLRGGGFGGQVLIVQSNGGVMSAEVARALPVRTALSGPAAGVIAGAYIAEAAGEPNIITCDMGGTSFDVSLVADGESALSAQTSIDFGMVVRTPMIEITTIGAGGGSIASVDRGGLLQVGPESAGSDPGPVCYGLGNKRPTVTDANVVMGRINAERPIGGKLARLDVEAAKEAIRVHVADPLGIEVMEAAEAIVRVANAKMAGAIRLVSIERGHDPKSFTAMPFGGGGALHTGALIKEVGLARALVPRYPGVTSALGCVIADMRHDRVQTLNTMLEDLDTAELNGIVAEIVAEAEGLLSGADVVFEGVERLVEFDMLYLGQTHTVSVPVSGAVEGGKAVLDTTKIRAAFEETYRATFGSLLEGIGIRVMNLRVAVIGKRPKFDLALLAPAAGGSDAASRTGERKIWFDGQWWDSPIYDRLSLPVGAEVPGPAVLEQADTTIIVDPDLKGTVDSYGNFVIARKG
- a CDS encoding cysteine hydrolase family protein, with translation MAGRFDPATTALLLVDMQNDFLHPEGAYARGGAKAVEIAALPAKLKPVADAMRAAGGWIVSTHFTLVPGKGGEPFISPHLKQLRPFLRKGDFAPGGFGQDLIDELAPADIKVEKVAFSAFYMSRLEWVLNRAGIEHLVVGGIVTNGGVASTVRDAHVRDFHVTVLSDGCAAFSPEVHETNIAALKSVAGIETCAEMIGRLTA
- a CDS encoding FAD-dependent oxidoreductase, encoding MIGIASAEEVEFEARVQIVIVGAGACGLTAALAAADAGGEVLVLERDESPFGSTSMSSGFIPAPATRWQHAKGIDDDPGLFLEDIQRKSHDRSDPTVAAEVVEAIGPALEWLEDEHGIPFELLDGFLYPGHSRLRMHAVPEHTGEALLTRLLQAVMEAGVPVMTGARVTTLFADEDGMIAGVEVTRPDGSQEMIGCGSLILACNGYGGNPDMVAEHIPTMAGAEYHGHAGNTGDAVIWGEALGAEIRDLTGCQGHGSLAMPHRILITWALMMEGGIQVNRTGGRFANEHQGYSEQAVDVLKQPGGIAFDIYDARLHTLGLEFPDYRDAVHAGAVRQCNDLETLAEFTGAPQQNLEAAMSETYEDEVDRFGRDLGKTPPLQAPFFAVRVTGALFHTQGGLAVDGEARVLREDGSSFLNLFAAGGAAVGVSGPEISGYLSGNGLLTAVALGRIAGEAAATVW
- a CDS encoding MFS transporter, with product MTDRPDVQADDSGPPLEGTPRSRWALLRWFVSSATLNVPQAASPVAFSLLTLSLTGDASGGAALILVMTLAQVLGAVPITRLGRNVPAARYLQLLILTRTAALTLLALLAFSGVPFIWLFVCAAVAGSVNGAAFGYLRSILNNLTTISGLPRALGIAATLGEVTFVLSPVIASGLGSISPIFAILALAALGAVPCLIVPHIASVHGEKVQTAKTSVLTPAVALWLLCATVGGAVVASIEIGAVALALKFGYEPALAIMFTVPLCVASVLGGIWVSVFNRSLSRMTVVLLLLLMAVGATLAASGLSLATTIAGAVIIGAVIAPLGTYYSLTLDTLVPPDKRPEVFALLRTGNAVGVIFASAVMTAVSISAALGAVAAAMFAVALLVAAASLPKR
- the fabF gene encoding beta-ketoacyl-ACP synthase II, yielding MSDDPIVITGMGLVTPLGTGVEAVWKRLLEGRSGIRAIDRVDVSDLPTRFAGLVPSKNEDAEAGLDIDSVVSTKERKKVDLFTIYALAAAEEALSQAGWKPQDQDSRDRTATAVATGIGGFPTITEAKATLDQRGYRRLSPFVIPSFLGNLAAGNISIRYGFRGPIDTPVTACAAGLQAIGDGVRLIRSGEADVVLAGGTEACIDRLTIGGFAAARALSTRNEDPGAASRPYDRDRDGFVLGEGAGLVVLERKSHAESRGAVPLLEVAGYGTSADAYHLTAGPEDGGGAALAISACLKRAGIAPEEIGYVNGHATSTPVGDRAELAALRRVFGKALAATPISSTKSAVGHLLGAAGGVEAVFTALAVLRGMLPPTLNFNAPDAGSEDLDFVPLTARASNIGAALCNSFGFGGVNAALCLKALRA
- a CDS encoding MarR family winged helix-turn-helix transcriptional regulator, with product MADMDAKLAGYMSANCLVLKTRRAARSITRRYNRLDLPLDLSAPQILLLFSISGGGFESVSALAERTAIERSALTRNLKVLRKKGLISSEAEGRGRAQRVELTPEGAKCVADFIPIWFEAHDRIKEDLGEEKWNKVQEALQILSDLN
- a CDS encoding ATP phosphoribosyltransferase regulatory subunit; this translates as MSHPDSESELTRRALLPAGLRDVLPLDAAHEARVIEALLAQCAAHGYDRVKPPLVEFEASLFAGPGAAMSDKTFRLMDPVSQKMMGVRADMTVQIARIATTRLKSEPRPLRLCYAGEVLRVSANQLSPERELVQVGAELLGGDSVAADVEPILLAVEALRSIGVQNLSVDLTAPRVIPVLLGEAELDPDTLAALRAAIDRKHASEVSKLAGPMEPVLTDLMAAAGAWQDSLKQLQSVSLPEAARAAIDRIASIAESVSAVEPELAMTIDPVENRGFEYYTGYGFSLFSRGVRGELGRGGRYRVDGGEGLRSAGFTLYMETVMRALPEPVRPDRLYLPFGTSAETARALRAEGWITIAGLDKEGEPALEASRLGCSHLLKDGAPAAL
- a CDS encoding adenylosuccinate synthase, with translation MRNVTVIGAQWGDEGKGKIVDWLSERADVIVRFQGGHNAGHTLVIGNQTYKLSLLPSGVVREGKLSVIGNGVVVDPWALASEIETLGKAGVKITTDCLIIADNASLILPVHRRIDQAREAVKGEGKIGTTGRGIGPAYEDKVARRAVKVSDLADPECLATRVRELVAHHNIFLKGAGEDQVDPEETLAELKEISKTVLPFVKPVWRELEAAVAADKRILFEGAQGVMLDVDHGTYPFVTSSNTVAGQAAAGSGLGPRDVGYVLGLVKAYTTRVGSGPFPTELDDDNGQRLGERGREFGTVTGRKRRCGWFDAVMVRQALKVSGVDGIALTKLDVLDGFDELKICVGYELNGETIDYFPSGVGPQAAVKPIYETVEGWSESTFGARSWADLPANAVKYIRYVEELIETPVALLSTSPEREDTILVHDPFRG